A single genomic interval of Leptospira montravelensis harbors:
- a CDS encoding DUF962 domain-containing protein codes for MEKKYKTLKDFFPFYLEEHSHPFNRALHFVGSSLALGCILGFLSTGKFYILAFALVSGYFFAWIGHFFVEKNRPATFTYPFYSFISDWIMYFKMLTGRIDVEFAKIKSNNS; via the coding sequence ATGGAAAAGAAATACAAAACACTCAAAGATTTTTTCCCTTTTTACTTGGAGGAACATAGCCATCCGTTCAATCGAGCTCTTCACTTTGTTGGATCAAGTCTCGCATTAGGATGCATCCTTGGATTTTTATCCACAGGTAAGTTCTATATCTTAGCCTTTGCTCTTGTTAGTGGGTATTTCTTCGCATGGATAGGACATTTTTTTGTAGAAAAGAACCGACCGGCAACCTTTACCTATCCATTTTATTCTTTTATCTCAGATTGGATCATGTATTTCAAAATGCTAACCGGTCGCATTGATGTAGAATTTGCCAAAATTAAGTCAAATAATAGCTAA
- the aat gene encoding leucyl/phenylalanyl-tRNA--protein transferase gives MTQRTFDQFFKNPRTWKEDLVAVGGDFSVERLLYAYKHGIFPWSEDPIRWYCLDPRAIFDLKRVHFSKTVQRKVKQNKFRISFNEAFPIVMQACSYREKDNTWITPGFIEGYADLNRKGWAHSVEVWNAENVLVGGVYGVAIGKFFAGESMFSFESDAGKVGLFHLFEKLNQSQFELFDTQQLNHVTWQLGAYEIPKLSYLDRLERALGECEPWLIPP, from the coding sequence TTGACACAAAGGACTTTCGATCAGTTTTTTAAAAATCCACGAACTTGGAAGGAAGACCTTGTCGCTGTGGGTGGAGATTTTTCCGTAGAGCGACTGTTATATGCATACAAACACGGAATTTTTCCTTGGTCGGAAGATCCTATTCGGTGGTATTGTTTAGATCCTAGGGCTATTTTTGATTTAAAAAGAGTTCATTTTTCCAAAACTGTACAAAGAAAAGTAAAACAAAATAAATTTCGAATCAGTTTTAATGAGGCTTTTCCTATTGTCATGCAAGCTTGTTCCTATAGAGAAAAAGATAATACTTGGATCACTCCAGGATTTATCGAAGGTTATGCGGACTTAAATAGAAAAGGTTGGGCACATTCTGTAGAAGTTTGGAATGCAGAGAATGTTTTAGTTGGCGGAGTCTATGGGGTTGCTATTGGCAAATTTTTTGCAGGGGAAAGTATGTTTTCTTTTGAATCCGATGCAGGAAAGGTGGGACTTTTTCATTTATTTGAAAAATTAAACCAGTCTCAATTTGAACTTTTTGACACCCAACAACTCAATCATGTGACTTGGCAATTGGGTGCCTATGAAATTCCTAAACTATCTTATTTGGATCGATTGGAACGTGCATTAGGTGAATGTGAACCTTGGCTCATTCCACCTTAA
- a CDS encoding RNA polymerase sigma factor, giving the protein MLRGDVSQFEVLMKRYQGMVFSQAKKAFLTEEEAEDFTQEVFLKAYESLSQFRGESQFSTWLFQIARFRLTKVFKKKKLPIVDWQEDISVVADLSKPSVIEILDKEETSHNLRSLVSKLPKSYQLPILLHYFENKPLKEIAADLNIKLGTIKSHISRGKDLLRKWWSHEIEG; this is encoded by the coding sequence ATCCTAAGAGGAGACGTATCCCAATTCGAAGTCCTCATGAAACGATACCAAGGTATGGTATTTTCCCAGGCCAAAAAGGCCTTTCTCACCGAGGAAGAAGCGGAAGATTTTACCCAAGAAGTATTTTTAAAAGCCTATGAATCTTTAAGTCAGTTCCGAGGAGAATCTCAGTTTTCCACATGGTTATTTCAAATTGCAAGGTTTCGCCTAACAAAAGTTTTTAAGAAGAAAAAATTACCTATTGTTGATTGGCAAGAAGATATATCCGTTGTAGCGGACCTATCAAAACCTTCCGTAATTGAAATTTTAGATAAAGAAGAAACAAGTCATAACCTGCGATCCCTTGTTTCCAAATTACCAAAATCATACCAGTTGCCGATTCTTTTACATTATTTTGAAAACAAACCTCTCAAAGAAATTGCCGCCGATCTCAATATAAAACTTGGTACGATTAAAAGTCATATTTCTAGAGGAAAGGATTTATTAAGGAAATGGTGGTCACATGAAATCGAAGGTTGA
- a CDS encoding DUF1289 domain-containing protein: MSLKSPCTKVCMMDPDSGLCAGCYRTIEEIGNWSRMTEEEREKVWSELPQRKAGNSLR, encoded by the coding sequence ATGTCACTAAAATCGCCGTGTACCAAAGTTTGTATGATGGACCCAGATTCAGGGCTCTGTGCGGGTTGCTATCGAACTATTGAAGAAATTGGGAATTGGTCTAGGATGACCGAAGAGGAGAGAGAAAAAGTTTGGAGTGAGCTCCCGCAACGAAAGGCGGGAAACTCTCTCAGGTAA
- a CDS encoding LIC10235 family protein translates to MKPKSIKPDELSKIFAELKKGDESAIGSYLVKGVRLQISKYNLSGAERVQLLYKRRRAQGMCIVCGKKVTKKNPSTDQLYRLCEEHRNKIDKGTK, encoded by the coding sequence ATGAAACCTAAATCGATAAAACCGGATGAGCTGAGTAAGATTTTTGCCGAACTTAAAAAAGGCGATGAATCTGCCATCGGTAGTTATTTAGTAAAAGGGGTTCGCCTTCAAATCAGTAAATACAATCTTTCCGGTGCCGAGCGAGTTCAGTTGTTATACAAACGAAGAAGAGCTCAAGGGATGTGTATTGTATGCGGAAAAAAAGTAACAAAGAAAAATCCGTCGACAGACCAACTCTATAGATTGTGTGAAGAACACCGCAATAAGATTGATAAAGGTACTAAATAA
- a CDS encoding SpoIIE family protein phosphatase encodes MRELAITILSSLLFFLILLFAFIGFQNNAKRLPFYYYPSGLIVNIGEGNRAHWGNSVVQEDLEKFESITDFSKIDSFPLHLKNYKGEVYEVNFNLITVRKTDVLNVFFSDLFLAFFSLAIAVYFYYSTRDALIFGFFFNFGLVILSNVFVLTFNNSIFLFVLTLYFGSFLQYHLIYRLRGKEINSKWLLPQILISFIMAMIASQEKYDMVLIERVVLVAHAITVLFGSINIIANIYEIIRSKPQEEALLKRIILVSSIFLYVALPSSIIFFDGYPWFFVHRSFFITTYLLFILSFFYGTYRYTFVPSLVIFTPSIVTLILVSIILGTYIGSIFILDFILPIRYLKDRWVFNLIYLFLVTAYLIPLKLKVKELFDYWFFEQNPKLSEGINKIAGLLSSPLSMRKTILTINRTVKETVNISNIIILIPGDQFASTDLKNINFVRISPQSEIWNYFKSTDRVTVTSHLEYGIGLRETLYNFLKGLNVQLAFPAYDSSSNKKNIQAMILIGEKLDKKYFSIGELKFINEVVKISGMLLENYSLLEDEIQKRKIVRDIQTASIVDNTLRLILPSEIKGIDYGYISKPAVGISGDYLDIIPLSQTKMIVLLGDVAGHGLGTGFLVSAIKGIVREQLRNGTSLEGLFREINSFFRARYKGNEFMTLLGGVFDSNENVFKYVNAGHLSLIEMRADGQIKLHSKTQRVLGILETDYHAQELKLIPGTKLFLYSDGITEAFSERDEIFGEETLIEFLHFNAEKTVKEIPALLDVKMTNFRGNREQSDDITFIGLSFTPN; translated from the coding sequence ATGAGAGAACTTGCCATCACCATACTTTCTTCACTTTTGTTTTTTTTAATCCTTCTCTTTGCTTTTATAGGATTTCAAAATAACGCAAAAAGACTTCCCTTTTATTATTATCCTTCGGGGCTCATTGTAAATATTGGTGAAGGAAACCGCGCCCACTGGGGAAACTCAGTAGTTCAGGAAGATTTAGAAAAATTTGAATCTATCACAGATTTTTCAAAAATTGATTCCTTTCCATTACACTTAAAAAATTACAAAGGTGAAGTTTATGAAGTTAATTTCAATTTAATTACCGTTCGCAAAACAGATGTTCTCAATGTATTTTTTTCCGATTTATTTTTGGCATTTTTTAGTCTTGCAATTGCTGTATATTTTTATTATTCCACAAGAGATGCACTGATATTTGGTTTCTTCTTTAATTTTGGCCTCGTCATTCTTTCCAATGTTTTTGTATTAACTTTTAATAATTCCATTTTTCTTTTTGTACTAACACTCTATTTTGGGAGTTTTTTACAATATCATTTAATCTACAGGTTACGCGGAAAAGAGATCAATTCAAAATGGTTATTACCACAAATATTAATTTCTTTTATTATGGCAATGATCGCATCACAAGAAAAGTACGATATGGTGCTTATCGAAAGAGTGGTTTTGGTAGCTCATGCTATAACCGTTTTATTTGGTTCCATCAATATTATTGCTAATATCTATGAAATAATACGATCGAAACCGCAAGAGGAAGCTCTTCTAAAGAGGATTATTTTAGTTTCATCCATTTTCCTTTACGTAGCCCTTCCTAGTAGCATCATCTTCTTTGATGGTTACCCTTGGTTTTTTGTACATCGATCCTTTTTTATAACTACTTACCTTTTATTCATTCTCTCTTTTTTCTACGGAACATATCGTTATACGTTTGTACCATCGCTAGTCATTTTTACTCCAAGTATTGTCACATTGATTTTGGTTTCTATCATTTTGGGAACCTATATAGGTTCTATTTTTATTTTAGATTTTATACTTCCCATTCGCTATTTAAAAGACCGTTGGGTATTTAATCTAATTTATCTTTTTTTAGTAACTGCATATTTGATTCCACTCAAACTAAAAGTTAAAGAGTTATTTGATTATTGGTTTTTTGAACAAAACCCAAAACTCAGCGAAGGGATCAATAAAATTGCCGGACTATTATCTTCTCCGCTTTCGATGCGAAAAACAATCCTAACCATCAACCGAACTGTCAAAGAGACTGTAAATATTTCAAATATCATTATTTTGATTCCTGGCGATCAATTTGCTAGTACAGACTTAAAAAACATAAACTTCGTACGAATTTCGCCTCAATCAGAAATATGGAATTATTTCAAAAGTACTGATCGCGTAACAGTAACTTCCCATTTGGAATATGGTATTGGACTAAGAGAGACTTTATATAATTTTCTAAAAGGCTTAAATGTTCAGTTAGCATTCCCAGCTTATGACTCCTCCTCTAACAAAAAAAACATCCAAGCAATGATTCTTATTGGAGAGAAATTAGATAAAAAATATTTCTCTATTGGTGAATTAAAATTTATCAATGAAGTTGTCAAAATTTCAGGGATGTTACTCGAAAACTATAGTTTATTAGAAGATGAAATACAGAAACGTAAAATCGTAAGGGATATTCAAACAGCTTCCATTGTTGACAATACTCTCAGACTCATATTACCAAGTGAAATCAAAGGTATTGATTACGGTTATATTTCCAAACCTGCTGTGGGAATTTCAGGAGATTATTTAGATATCATTCCTTTATCTCAAACAAAAATGATTGTCTTGTTAGGTGATGTTGCTGGACATGGATTGGGAACTGGATTTTTAGTTAGCGCGATCAAAGGAATTGTTAGAGAACAACTCAGAAATGGAACTTCCCTCGAAGGTTTATTTCGCGAAATCAATTCGTTTTTTCGTGCTCGTTATAAAGGAAACGAGTTTATGACTCTCCTCGGAGGAGTTTTTGACTCCAATGAAAATGTTTTTAAATATGTAAATGCAGGTCATCTATCATTAATTGAAATGCGAGCCGATGGACAAATTAAATTACATTCCAAAACGCAAAGAGTTCTCGGAATTTTAGAAACTGATTACCATGCCCAAGAATTAAAATTAATCCCAGGTACTAAATTATTCCTCTACTCTGATGGAATCACAGAAGCCTTTAGTGAACGCGATGAGATTTTTGGAGAGGAAACTTTAATCGAATTTTTGCACTTTAATGCCGAAAAAACCGTAAAAGAAATCCCCGCCCTACTTGATGTGAAGATGACAAATTTTCGCGGGAACCGAGAACAATCGGATGATATTACATTTATTGGTCTTTCTTTTACCCCCAATTAG
- the flgN gene encoding flagellar export chaperone FlgN, with the protein MLDWVESLRSLFTNEIDCYKRLLELEGKKRASIHSADGKSLESYVKESYHIMVEASELERIRMKTIEDVYEKEKFTKDESTITLTSFLNQMDRESNFKLKTFALELKKVVADLKDAIITNDKLLKTRKEFLQTTVDSLQELSREKVYTSHKQPTRRGQGQKGAIILNATA; encoded by the coding sequence ATGTTGGATTGGGTAGAATCACTTAGAAGTTTATTTACTAATGAAATAGACTGTTACAAGCGCCTTCTGGAATTGGAAGGCAAAAAAAGAGCGTCCATCCATTCTGCGGACGGAAAATCCTTAGAGTCCTATGTCAAAGAAAGTTATCATATAATGGTAGAAGCATCCGAATTAGAACGAATTCGGATGAAAACGATCGAAGATGTGTATGAAAAGGAAAAATTCACAAAAGATGAATCTACTATTACACTCACAAGTTTTCTGAACCAAATGGATCGTGAGTCCAATTTTAAACTCAAAACATTCGCTTTAGAATTAAAGAAGGTAGTGGCTGATTTAAAAGACGCTATCATCACAAACGATAAACTCTTAAAAACACGAAAAGAGTTTTTGCAAACTACTGTTGACTCTTTGCAAGAGTTATCCAGAGAAAAAGTTTATACCTCACACAAACAACCGACAAGGCGTGGGCAGGGCCAAAAAGGCGCGATCATTTTGAACGCGACTGCCTAG
- the argJ gene encoding bifunctional glutamate N-acetyltransferase/amino-acid acetyltransferase ArgJ, with the protein MKFPLGFYSFGKNIGIKDSSLDFAVIYSENRCKAAAVFTRNNFPGAPIYVGRDHIKDGHLQAIVINSKNSNVATGEQGIKNSYQICIELGKSLGIPAEDILPSSTGVIGVPLPIEKILNACSTAKADLKPGNLDEVAEAIMTTDTRKKISYRTMTNQAGEGVMFGIAKGAGMIEPNMATMLSYILCDYLPESGDLPGILKRVVDVTYNCVTIDSDTSTSDTVVLMCSGVLGSIPDDVFESHLREIATDLSKMIARDGEGASKLIELTVSHGRDDMQVTKIGKSILNSPLVKTAIYGGDPNWGRFVMAIGKVFDEPIPYDSLEIQLGGISVKGADNNTKTKLAEYLKSNEEIHISVILNTGSFQKTFWSCDFTEGYIQENAYYTT; encoded by the coding sequence ATGAAGTTTCCATTGGGATTTTATTCCTTCGGCAAAAACATCGGGATCAAAGACAGTAGTTTAGATTTTGCAGTCATATATTCGGAAAATCGATGTAAGGCGGCAGCCGTTTTTACACGGAATAATTTTCCAGGTGCACCTATTTATGTGGGCCGCGACCATATAAAAGATGGGCATTTGCAAGCCATTGTCATCAATTCTAAAAATTCCAATGTCGCAACTGGGGAACAAGGAATCAAAAACTCCTACCAAATTTGTATAGAACTTGGAAAATCTTTAGGTATTCCTGCCGAAGACATTCTTCCTTCCTCTACGGGAGTGATTGGTGTTCCACTACCAATAGAAAAAATACTTAACGCTTGTTCTACGGCAAAAGCAGATTTAAAACCAGGCAATTTAGATGAAGTTGCTGAAGCAATCATGACAACGGACACTCGTAAAAAAATCTCCTATCGCACGATGACCAACCAAGCAGGAGAAGGAGTGATGTTTGGTATTGCCAAAGGTGCAGGAATGATTGAACCCAATATGGCTACCATGTTGTCTTATATTCTTTGCGACTACTTGCCTGAATCAGGTGACCTACCGGGAATTCTAAAACGAGTGGTGGATGTAACTTACAATTGTGTGACCATTGATTCAGATACCTCTACAAGTGATACAGTGGTTCTTATGTGTTCTGGTGTTCTCGGTTCCATTCCAGATGATGTTTTTGAATCTCATTTAAGAGAAATTGCAACAGACCTTTCCAAAATGATTGCTCGAGATGGAGAAGGAGCATCAAAACTCATTGAACTTACGGTATCGCACGGCAGAGACGATATGCAGGTGACAAAAATTGGGAAATCCATTCTCAATTCACCTCTTGTGAAAACAGCCATTTACGGTGGTGATCCCAACTGGGGAAGGTTTGTGATGGCAATTGGAAAAGTATTTGATGAACCAATTCCATACGACTCATTAGAAATCCAATTAGGTGGAATATCCGTAAAGGGTGCAGATAATAACACCAAAACAAAGTTAGCAGAATATTTAAAATCAAATGAAGAAATCCATATCTCTGTGATTCTAAATACTGGATCTTTCCAAAAAACATTCTGGAGTTGTGATTTTACGGAAGGATATATTCAAGAAAACGCATACTATACAACATGA
- a CDS encoding response regulator: protein MKILIVDDEEDIAGLIQFHLEEEGFQTEVCHNGMEVLPRLEKHLPDGIILDLMLPGIGGMDLCRRIKEKYPHIPILMVTAKTGETDVVLGLELGADDYIRKPFNIRELVARVRTVTRRTTDPNQEVQGTISTGKIQINPTAHKVFVEGTEIDLTLIEFKLLQLFAGNPGVAFSRDKLLDRIWGKDVFVTDRTVDVNIKRLRDKLLSEKERLETIRGVGYRFRDA, encoded by the coding sequence ATGAAAATACTAATTGTAGATGACGAAGAAGACATTGCAGGACTCATCCAATTCCATTTAGAGGAAGAAGGATTCCAGACCGAAGTTTGTCATAATGGGATGGAAGTCCTCCCACGTTTGGAAAAACACCTACCCGACGGAATCATTTTAGATCTGATGTTGCCGGGAATTGGTGGAATGGATCTTTGTAGACGCATCAAAGAAAAATACCCTCATATTCCTATTTTAATGGTAACAGCAAAAACCGGGGAAACCGATGTGGTTCTTGGTCTTGAATTAGGTGCTGACGATTACATACGTAAACCATTCAACATCCGCGAACTTGTTGCCCGCGTAAGAACCGTTACACGAAGAACTACAGACCCAAACCAAGAAGTCCAAGGAACCATTTCCACTGGAAAAATACAAATCAATCCAACGGCACACAAAGTGTTTGTAGAAGGTACCGAGATTGACCTAACGTTAATCGAATTCAAACTTTTACAACTGTTCGCTGGAAACCCGGGAGTTGCTTTTTCAAGAGACAAACTACTCGATCGAATTTGGGGAAAAGATGTTTTTGTAACGGACAGAACCGTTGATGTAAATATAAAACGGCTTCGTGACAAATTACTTTCTGAAAAAGAAAGATTAGAAACGATCCGCGGGGTCGGTTACCGATTCCGAGATGCGTAG
- a CDS encoding HAMP domain-containing sensor histidine kinase: MRSFFSTLLLLNWGLLLVLLTLALGVFYIYDLVVPAVRPLILFGFVLITIFGTFYISTNIAMRITDPLATVEKKTKEINAGDFGVELSSPDIRELATLTSSINEMARRLKVQFLDLTVEKEKFNYLLQNLKEGVFAIDRNEKFLFLNRNISDTLIEKNSQFKAYTPAIKNKELLNFIKEKIQKGVEGKTEFQDGLHFYTARIYPIKSDSMIQLFIGVLSDITEDRQNQLIREQFFQNASHELKTPITSIKGYAETLEYKLKLPQDSNERKFLDAILRNTDRLIRIVEDMLTVSRLENHKTVLNLTEFSLFDLVKNVSESLGVIYSQKKQNLVLDIPSDFRVKADRLLLEDLLVNLISNASAYSPEGSSVIVRTSSTEDKNQIQVIDHGIGISAEDAERIFERFFRVDTNRSRKEGGTGLGLSIVKHIARLHSGEVSVTSNPKGGSIFTFEFPKK, from the coding sequence ATGCGTAGTTTTTTTTCTACATTACTTTTACTCAACTGGGGTCTCTTACTTGTTTTACTGACCCTAGCTTTGGGTGTGTTTTATATCTATGATTTAGTGGTACCTGCAGTCCGCCCGCTCATTTTGTTTGGATTTGTATTAATTACCATATTTGGAACATTTTATATTTCAACAAACATTGCGATGCGAATTACAGATCCGCTAGCTACTGTTGAGAAAAAAACGAAAGAGATCAACGCCGGAGATTTTGGAGTTGAACTATCTTCTCCTGATATTCGTGAGCTCGCCACATTAACATCCTCTATCAATGAAATGGCTAGACGACTCAAAGTCCAATTTTTGGATCTGACAGTTGAAAAAGAGAAATTTAATTATTTATTACAAAATCTAAAAGAAGGTGTTTTTGCTATCGATAGAAATGAAAAATTTTTATTTTTAAATCGTAATATCTCTGACACCTTAATTGAAAAAAATTCCCAATTTAAAGCTTATACACCCGCAATCAAAAACAAAGAACTCTTAAACTTTATAAAAGAGAAAATCCAAAAGGGTGTAGAAGGAAAAACAGAATTCCAAGATGGACTTCATTTTTACACAGCTCGCATTTACCCAATCAAATCTGATTCCATGATTCAATTGTTTATTGGAGTTTTGTCAGATATAACTGAAGATAGACAAAACCAACTCATTAGAGAACAATTTTTTCAAAATGCTTCTCATGAATTAAAAACTCCCATAACATCAATTAAAGGTTATGCGGAAACTTTAGAGTATAAATTAAAACTTCCACAAGATTCGAATGAACGAAAATTTTTAGATGCCATTCTTAGAAATACTGACCGACTCATTCGAATTGTAGAAGATATGTTGACAGTTTCTAGATTGGAAAATCATAAAACAGTATTAAACCTTACCGAGTTTTCTCTGTTTGATTTGGTAAAAAATGTTTCCGAATCCTTGGGTGTGATTTACTCCCAAAAAAAACAAAATTTAGTTTTAGATATTCCATCAGATTTTCGTGTAAAGGCAGACCGACTCCTCCTTGAGGATTTGTTAGTGAATTTGATATCCAATGCCTCTGCTTATAGCCCGGAAGGTTCTAGTGTCATTGTCAGAACTTCTTCTACAGAGGACAAAAATCAAATCCAAGTCATCGATCATGGCATTGGTATTTCTGCAGAAGACGCCGAACGAATTTTTGAACGTTTTTTCCGGGTGGATACCAATCGTTCAAGAAAAGAGGGTGGCACGGGTCTTGGCCTTTCCATTGTCAAACACATTGCTAGACTCCATTCAGGAGAGGTTTCCGTAACTTCCAACCCGAAAGGTGGCTCCATTTTCACCTTTGAGTTTCCCAAAAAATAG